CTGTTGGTGATCGCGTAAGTAGAGGTCAAAACATTGCGACAATGGGGACAACTGGAACTTCCACTGGGGTCCATCTTCATTTCGAAGTTCATCCTGGAGGCTATTCTGGAGGCTCATCAGCAGTTAACCCTGCCCCTTATTTACCATAATAACAAGTGAAACTATGAATAAAAAAGAAGGTCCAATAGTATATTATACTGGACTCTTCTTTTTTTGATGATTAAATAGTTTGCTCCGATATAATGGAAAGTAATAACGGATGATCGTATGTATAGAAAAAGTTCACCCTTACTTTTTGCATAAAACATCGTCAAAGGCCTTTAATATGACCAGAGACAAAACATAAACTTCTAACATCGTATATTTTACGGGAGATGACTTAATAAAGATCTACATGTTAAAACATTCTTCAATTACTTAAATGAAGTATTTCATAATTTAGGCTAACTTTGATATGATAAAGATAGCTTAGAGGGGGATTTCGACATCTTCCAAAGTTTAATTAGGGAAAAAGAGGTGGGAAAGTGAATAAGAATAAAATACTCCTCCCGGTTGCGGTGGCGATCTCCCTCCTATTAGGAGCCGGTGGAATGTATACTGCTTTAGCAGCGATAGATAATGATGAAGCAGCAATGGTAATGGAGTCAGGAAATAATGACAATTCTGAAGGTAATGAAGGACATGACCCAGAAATAACAGAAGATCAGTTAAAAAAACTTGAGCGAGCTTTTGACATTATTTCTGAACAGTATGTGAATGAAGTTGATGAATCTGAGCTCCTTGATGGTGCAATCCATGGTATGTTAGAAGTATTAGATGATCCTTACTCAGTATATATGGATGAAACAACTGCAAAAGAATTTATGGAGTCGTTAGACTCTTCTTTTGAAGGTATCGGGGCAGAAGTGAGTATGACAAATGGAAAGGTGACAATTGTAGCACCATTCCGCGACTCTCCTGCCGAAGAGGCTGGGCTAAGACCAAATGATCAAATTATTGAAATTGATGAGGAGAATATTGAAGGGCTTTCTCTTTATGAGGCAGTGTCTAAAATTCGTGGGGAGAAAGGGACAACTGTCACATTAACTATAGAACGCCCAGGAGTAACAGATCCTATATCAATTGATGTTGTACGTGATGAAATTCCAATTGAAACAGTATACGGAGAGATTATTGAAGAAGAAGATCAATCAATTGGTTTAATAGAATTACGGTCTTTCTCGGAAAATACAGCAGAACGTTTTGAAGAGGAATTGATTAAACTAGAAGATGAAGGAATTGATGGTTTAATCATTGATGTGCGTGGTAATCCTGGAGGCTTTTTGCAAAGTGTTGAAGACATTGGCAGCCTGTTAATACCCGAGGGGGAAGCTATTGTACAAATAGAAGACCGAGAAGGTGAACGGATGCGTCATCTTTCAAATCTGGAAGAAGAAAAAGAATATCCAGTTGTCACTTTAGTTGATGAAGGAAGTGCTTCAGCTTCGGAAATTCTTGCAGCGGCATTGAAAGAGGCTGGTGGCTATGATGTTGTTGGAAAAAGTACATTTGGAAAAGGGACCGTTCAACAAACTCTGCCAATGGGTGATGGAAGTGAGATGAAATTAACGTTATTCAGATGGCTAACGTCGGACGGTAATGACATTAACGAGGAAGGTGTCGAGCCAACTGTTGAGGTAGAACAACCTGAGTTTTTCTACGTTTCCCCAATTGATGCTGAAGAGACACTAGTGATTGATATGACGAACGATCATATTGCAAGTGCTCAAATTATGCTTAAAGGGCTAGGGTATAAACCTGGAAGAACTGATGGCTATTTTGATGAAACGACTGAAGACACCGTCTCCGACTTCCAAGATGATGAGGGACTTGACGTCACTGGTGAAATTAATGAGGAAACAGCTGACCGTTTGCAAGAGTTAATCATTGAAGCAGTTCAGAACAAGAAAAATGATAGACAACTCAAGAAAGCTTTAGAGCTTTTGACGAAAGAATAACTTGTTATTAACCGGTCATCTCCTAAGATAGCCGGTTAATTTTTTATTTTGACAGTAAAGTGAAACTATTTTCCTCTATATAAGAACGGATTCAAATAATGATTTTTCTTTTTTAGTAAGAGGGATCAACTATGCTATCACAAATACAGGTTGACAAGGGTTCATACCCTTTTTTAACAGGGTGGAGAGAAAGAAGCACTTTCTTCTGAAGGAAATCAATAATTTTATTAAAAAACAGCTTTTTTTTTCTGAAAATTCATTTACAATGAAAGGAAGGGACAGTTAGAATCAGTATGGGAGTTTATGTCACAACATGGCTATTTTGTACGTAAGGTTCCTGTATGTTCGAGGAGGCAGTTATTATGGATGTAATAGGATTTGAAATACTTCAAGCAGTAGGTAGATTCTTTTTACACCCGCTTACATATGTGATCATACTCGTCATCTTTTTGTATAATTTACGGCGAGTGAAACGGGAGCGAAAGGATTTTCATACCCGTGTATATGATGTAGTTTCATGTGTGGTATCACCCTTAGGCATTTCCTTAATATTTACTATTCTAGTGTCGGCAGTGACACTATTACTAGGCATTTATTTACAACCCGGCTTTTTAATTTTAATGTCATTGTTGTGGATAGTATTGATACCTTTTCGCAATGCTAGGTGGTTAAGTATGACGACCATCGTCTCACTAGGGATGCTTATCGTCTTCTTTCTACCAGAACTCACATTCCAACATCCGTTAGTGAATAGCTGGTTAAATGATTTAGAGACAACCTCATTGTTAAATGTTGCGTTACTTATTACAGTGCTGCTTATCGCTGAAGCGATCCTTGTATTAATAGACGGCTGGAAACAGACGTCACCAGCTATTATCAAAAGTAAGCGGGGAAAACTAGTTGGTGAACATCGAGCTTCGCGCTTTTGGTTTATCCCTGTTTTTTTAATTATTCCTGTTGGAGAATTAACTAGTGCAGGCTGGTGGCCAGTACTAGATATACCAGGGACATTTTTTGGGATTGCCCTTCTCCCATTTGTGCTAGGATTCCGTTTAAACATACATGCCGAGTTACCAGTTCTAGGAGTGAAACGGGTTGGGAAACAGTTGTTGCTCTTGGCTCTAGGTGTCACCCCTTTGGCGATTATGTCCTATTTTTACCCATTAGTAGCAGTGCTAATTCCAGCTGTTGTTTTAATAGCGAGAGAATTAATTTTTGTATTATATCATCGAAAAGATAAAGGTCAAACAAGTTTTTTTGCTCGCCGAGAGAGCGGCTTACGGATTGTAGGAGTATTACCTGGCTCTACAGCTGCAAAGATGGGGTTGGAGATAGGTGAAATAATCGTTAAAACGAATGGACGTGAGGTCTATTCCCAGCGGAATTTCTATGATGCGCTACAGCAAAATTCTGCTTATTGTAAATTAGAGGTACTAGATACTAATGACGAATTACGCTTTGCCCAATCATCTATCTTTCAAGGCGATCATTTTCAAATAGGCTGTTTGTTTGTTCCAGATGATGAGTTCGGAAATCTGTCGTACCGAGGTCTTCGCTCTTCTGTTGTCATTAACCAAGATAGATCAGAATTGACTGAGCACGAAAAGGAAAATGAGGGTGAGGAACACAGAGAAGATGAGGTAGTGGCTAGTGATCATGAAAAATCGAAGGAAAACGTTAGTTCTGAAAATGACGATACTTCTCATGAAGATGATGATCATACTAGTGAGGATCAATCGGATCAACCCCATGTTTCTCAGGAAGAAGTTGTTGATAAAGAAGCTTTCTTTAAGTCAGCTAAAGATGCTTATGAAACAGGCAAACCTTACGGACAAGCTGAAGGATTAACCTCTTTTTATGACGAATTTCGAAAAATGAAGTCTGAAAGAAATAAATGGCGTCCTAAAATGGAAGACGAAATAGAAGAAGAACAAGAGAAGAAGAAAGAATATAATGACTAAAAGTGTGGTTGGAAAACTGTCGAATGGCGGTTTATCAACCATTTTTTTTATCACAGATAACCGTCCGTGAGGAGAGCGGCATTATTAGGAGAGAGATAACGTACGCTCATGTTATGATTCACGCAACTAACAATCAGTGGGAGAGGAACGAAAGCGCCCACTGATTGAAGGGTTTTATTGAGAGGCTTAAGACATTTAAAAAATGAGTGTTTTAAAAGAGAATGAGAGGTGTATTGTAAGAAATATAAGACCATGCTGTTAGTAATAAATAAACCACTGTTATACGTTATATTTTTGATTAGATAGATTACGTTTACGACGGGCTGTTCGGTTTTTTGATATTGAAGGGAATATTTGTTCGTGTTTTGTGTAAAATATGCTATAATGAAAAATGTCATTGTAAGCAGAAAGTGAAGAAGCTACCTTATCAAGCGAAGTAATTGATTTTAATATATTAAAGAGATAACCTCGTTAAAAGATATAGAAGTTTATCTTAATTAGTGAAAAGTTGTTGAGCAACCTTAAAGTACTTAACTCAGATGTAAATGGTGTTATACCGCTGTTTTGTTAATTCATATACATAACCTGGTTTTATAGAGATGAAAAGGAGGAAGTGCTGTGTCTGGGAAATCTTTAACGCCTTTTGAGCTCGTTTCTGCATACGACCCTCAAGGAGATCAGCCGCAAGCGATAAAAAAACTCGTTGAAGGGATTAAGAGCGGAGAAAAATATCAAACCCTACTTGGGGCCACTGGAACTGGTAAAACATTCACAATATCAAATGTGGTGAAGGAAGTAAATAAGCCTACATTAGTCATTGCTCACAATAAAACGTTAGCTGGCCAATTATATAGTGAGTTTAAAGAATTCTTCCCTAACAATCGGGTAGAGTATTTTGTGAGTTATTATGATTATTATCAACCAGAAGCTTATATTCCTCAATCAGATACATTCATTGAAAAAGATGCCAGTATAAACGATGAAATAGACAAGCTTAGGCACTCAGCAACAAGTTCATTGTTTGAAAGAAAAGATGTGATTATAGTAGCGAGTGTTTCGTGTATTTACGGTCTCGGTTCACCAGAGGAATATGGTGACCTAGTCGTATCGTTAAGAACTGGCATGGAACGTGAGCGCAATGACATTCTTAGACAGCTTGTTGATGTGCAATATGAACGAAACGACATCAATTTTACCCGGGGAACATTTCGTGTGCGGGGAGATGTGGTCGAAATTTTTCCAGCTTCAAGAGATGAACATTGTTTGCGAGTCGAATTTTTTGGGGATGAAATAGACCGTATTACTGAAGTGGATGCGCTAACTGGCGAAATTCTCGGAGAACGGGAACACGTCGCGATTTTTCCAGCTTCCCACTTCGTCACTCGAGAAGAAAAACTAAAGCGAGCAATTGTTAATATTGAAAAGGAATTAGAAGAAACGCTTAAAACACTTCATGAACAAGGAAAGCTGTTAGAAGCACAACGCCTTGAACAGCGGACTAGATATGATATTGAAATGATGCACGAGATGGGTTACTGTTCTGGCATTGAGAATTATTCCAGACACTTGACCTTCCGAGAAGCCGGTGCAACACCGTATACGTTACTCGATTATTTTCCAGAGGATTTTCTTATTGTAGTGGACGAATCTCACGTGACACTTCCACAGGTACGGGGGATGTATAATGGGGACCAGGCACGTAAAAGTGTCCTTGTAGACCACGGTTTTCGTTTACCTTCTGCTAAAGACAACCGTCCTTTAAAATTTGAAGAATTCGAGAAACATATACATCAAACTATATTCGTCTCTGCCACACCTGGACCATATGAAATTGACCATTGTCCTGAAATGGTGGAGCAAATCATTCGACCTACCGGTTTGTTAGATCCATTGGTCGACATTCGCCCGATTGAAGGGCAAATTGATGATTTAATAGAAGAGATCCGATTGCGAAAGGAAAGGGAAGAACGAGTCCTTGTCACAACGTTAACGAAAAAGATGTCTGAAGATTTAACAGACTACTTTAAAGAAGTAGGTATTCGTGTTAAGTATTTACATTCGGATATTAAAACCCTAGAGCGCATTCAAATTATTCGTGAATTAAGAAAAGGAGAATTTGATGTCCTTGTCGGTATTAATCTATTGAGGGAAGGACTTGATATTCCTGAAGTGTCACTCGTTGCCATATTGGATGCTGATAAAGAAGGCTTTTTAAGATCAGAGCGTTCCTTAATTCAAACGATGGGTAGGGCAGCAAGAAATGCGAATGGATACGTCATTATGTATGCTAATAAAATAACGAATTCTATGCAGATAGCACTAGAAGAAACAAAACGTCGCCGCAACATTCAAAAAGCACATAATGAAAAGCACGGTATTGTGCCTCAAACGATACAGAAAGCCATTCCTGAACTCATTCAAGCTACTTATGCTGCTGAAGAAGAAGAAGCGTACGAGGCTTTCACGAAAGCACCGAAACAAAAATTAAGCAAGAAAGATCGCGAACAAGTCATCGAGCGAATGGAAAAAGAAATGAAAGAAGCGGCTAAAAACCTGGACTTCGAACGGGCAGCAGAGCTTCGCGATGTCATTATAGAATTGAAAGCGGAAGGGTGAATGAACATATGGCATTAGACAATATAGTTGTTAAAGGGGCTCGCTCTCACAACTTGAAAAATATCGATGTGACAATCCCGCGGAATCAGCTTGTCGTTTTAACTGGACTGTCTGGTTCCGGGAAATCGTCCCTAGCATTTGATACGATCTATGCAGAAGGTCAGCGTCGCTATGTAGAGTCTCTTTCTGCTTATGCCCGCCAGTTCTTAGGGCAGATGGATAAACCTGATGTTGATGCTATAGAAGGTCTCTCTCCTGCTATTTCAATCGATCAAAAAACCACGAGTAAAAACCCTCGATCAACCGTGGGGACGGTGACAGAAATTTATGACTATCTTCGTTTACTTTTTGCCCGTGTAGGGAGGCCGATTTGTCCGCGACATCATATTGAAATCAGTTCGCAGACTGTTCAACAAATGGTCGATAGACTGGTGGAGTACCCCGAACG
The DNA window shown above is from Salipaludibacillus agaradhaerens and carries:
- a CDS encoding PDZ domain-containing protein → MDVIGFEILQAVGRFFLHPLTYVIILVIFLYNLRRVKRERKDFHTRVYDVVSCVVSPLGISLIFTILVSAVTLLLGIYLQPGFLILMSLLWIVLIPFRNARWLSMTTIVSLGMLIVFFLPELTFQHPLVNSWLNDLETTSLLNVALLITVLLIAEAILVLIDGWKQTSPAIIKSKRGKLVGEHRASRFWFIPVFLIIPVGELTSAGWWPVLDIPGTFFGIALLPFVLGFRLNIHAELPVLGVKRVGKQLLLLALGVTPLAIMSYFYPLVAVLIPAVVLIARELIFVLYHRKDKGQTSFFARRESGLRIVGVLPGSTAAKMGLEIGEIIVKTNGREVYSQRNFYDALQQNSAYCKLEVLDTNDELRFAQSSIFQGDHFQIGCLFVPDDEFGNLSYRGLRSSVVINQDRSELTEHEKENEGEEHREDEVVASDHEKSKENVSSENDDTSHEDDDHTSEDQSDQPHVSQEEVVDKEAFFKSAKDAYETGKPYGQAEGLTSFYDEFRKMKSERNKWRPKMEDEIEEEQEKKKEYND
- a CDS encoding S41 family peptidase, whose translation is MNKNKILLPVAVAISLLLGAGGMYTALAAIDNDEAAMVMESGNNDNSEGNEGHDPEITEDQLKKLERAFDIISEQYVNEVDESELLDGAIHGMLEVLDDPYSVYMDETTAKEFMESLDSSFEGIGAEVSMTNGKVTIVAPFRDSPAEEAGLRPNDQIIEIDEENIEGLSLYEAVSKIRGEKGTTVTLTIERPGVTDPISIDVVRDEIPIETVYGEIIEEEDQSIGLIELRSFSENTAERFEEELIKLEDEGIDGLIIDVRGNPGGFLQSVEDIGSLLIPEGEAIVQIEDREGERMRHLSNLEEEKEYPVVTLVDEGSASASEILAAALKEAGGYDVVGKSTFGKGTVQQTLPMGDGSEMKLTLFRWLTSDGNDINEEGVEPTVEVEQPEFFYVSPIDAEETLVIDMTNDHIASAQIMLKGLGYKPGRTDGYFDETTEDTVSDFQDDEGLDVTGEINEETADRLQELIIEAVQNKKNDRQLKKALELLTKE
- the uvrB gene encoding excinuclease ABC subunit UvrB, translating into MSGKSLTPFELVSAYDPQGDQPQAIKKLVEGIKSGEKYQTLLGATGTGKTFTISNVVKEVNKPTLVIAHNKTLAGQLYSEFKEFFPNNRVEYFVSYYDYYQPEAYIPQSDTFIEKDASINDEIDKLRHSATSSLFERKDVIIVASVSCIYGLGSPEEYGDLVVSLRTGMERERNDILRQLVDVQYERNDINFTRGTFRVRGDVVEIFPASRDEHCLRVEFFGDEIDRITEVDALTGEILGEREHVAIFPASHFVTREEKLKRAIVNIEKELEETLKTLHEQGKLLEAQRLEQRTRYDIEMMHEMGYCSGIENYSRHLTFREAGATPYTLLDYFPEDFLIVVDESHVTLPQVRGMYNGDQARKSVLVDHGFRLPSAKDNRPLKFEEFEKHIHQTIFVSATPGPYEIDHCPEMVEQIIRPTGLLDPLVDIRPIEGQIDDLIEEIRLRKEREERVLVTTLTKKMSEDLTDYFKEVGIRVKYLHSDIKTLERIQIIRELRKGEFDVLVGINLLREGLDIPEVSLVAILDADKEGFLRSERSLIQTMGRAARNANGYVIMYANKITNSMQIALEETKRRRNIQKAHNEKHGIVPQTIQKAIPELIQATYAAEEEEAYEAFTKAPKQKLSKKDREQVIERMEKEMKEAAKNLDFERAAELRDVIIELKAEG